In Ruania zhangjianzhongii, the following proteins share a genomic window:
- a CDS encoding family 20 glycosylhydrolase — protein MTLPLVPLPTSITEHEEAPVVLDAATRLVAEQDLATVAASVLGLPTPEAGDGAPSAEQTSPRSVVVLEERDEEDGLDPDGEAYLLRTGGTRVELTGTRSGLLRGLATLAQLSELDLPGAPRGQVPAVTIEDRPRLAHRGLMVDITRHFFGVPTLMKVIDLMAAYKLNVLHLHLSDDQGWRIEIPDRPELTEISGRTQVGQGPGGYLSVDEFAQLVHYAEARGIAVVPEIDMPGHVNAAQHAIGALTETGEPAEAYRGTEVGFSKLSLDNPATAPFIDDVLQALVKLTGGSLHVGGDEVHTMPRAEYEAFVEHLADAAIRAGSLPTFWGEAAGAELPMGTILQLWDSNADPAPIAAAARAGTRVVLSPGNRVYLDMQYYEGFPLGQHWAGYVEVRDSYDWDPAAHVDDLPSAAIEGVEAAIWTEWIITEDDLFTMLLPRLAAVAEVGWSAQEDRDWDGFAGRLRAHAPLWDAQGLAYHRSEQVF, from the coding sequence GTGACCCTGCCGCTCGTGCCCCTGCCCACGTCGATCACCGAGCACGAGGAAGCACCGGTGGTCCTGGATGCCGCCACGCGTCTGGTGGCCGAGCAAGACCTGGCCACGGTCGCCGCCTCGGTCCTCGGCCTGCCCACGCCGGAAGCCGGCGACGGCGCCCCCTCGGCGGAGCAGACCAGCCCACGCTCCGTCGTCGTGCTGGAGGAGCGGGACGAGGAGGACGGCCTCGATCCCGACGGCGAAGCGTACCTGCTGCGCACCGGTGGCACTCGCGTAGAGCTCACCGGGACCAGGTCAGGCCTGCTGCGCGGACTGGCCACGCTCGCGCAGCTGAGCGAGCTGGATCTGCCCGGCGCGCCGCGCGGGCAGGTTCCTGCGGTGACCATCGAGGACCGGCCCCGACTGGCCCACCGCGGGCTGATGGTCGACATCACCCGGCACTTCTTCGGGGTGCCCACGCTGATGAAGGTCATCGACCTGATGGCCGCGTACAAGCTGAACGTGCTGCACCTGCACCTGTCCGACGACCAGGGCTGGCGGATCGAGATCCCGGACCGCCCCGAGCTGACCGAGATCTCCGGTCGCACCCAGGTGGGCCAGGGCCCCGGTGGGTACCTGAGCGTGGACGAGTTCGCCCAGCTGGTGCACTATGCCGAGGCCCGCGGAATCGCCGTGGTGCCAGAGATCGACATGCCCGGGCATGTGAACGCCGCCCAGCATGCGATCGGCGCGCTCACCGAGACCGGGGAGCCCGCCGAGGCCTACCGCGGCACCGAGGTGGGCTTCTCCAAGCTCTCCCTGGACAACCCGGCCACCGCACCGTTCATCGACGATGTCCTCCAGGCGCTGGTCAAGCTGACCGGCGGATCCTTGCACGTCGGTGGGGACGAGGTGCACACCATGCCGCGGGCGGAGTACGAGGCATTCGTGGAGCACCTGGCGGACGCCGCGATCCGGGCCGGGAGTCTGCCCACGTTCTGGGGCGAGGCGGCGGGAGCGGAGCTGCCGATGGGGACGATCCTGCAGCTGTGGGACTCGAACGCCGACCCGGCGCCGATCGCGGCCGCAGCTCGTGCCGGCACCCGGGTGGTGCTCAGCCCGGGCAACCGCGTCTACCTGGACATGCAGTACTACGAGGGATTCCCGCTCGGGCAGCACTGGGCGGGCTACGTCGAGGTGCGCGACTCCTACGACTGGGACCCCGCAGCCCACGTGGACGACCTCCCGTCCGCGGCGATCGAAGGCGTCGAGGCCGCGATCTGGACCGAGTGGATCATCACCGAGGACGACCTGTTCACCATGCTGCTGCCCCGGCTGGCCGCAGTGGCCGAGGTCGGCTGGTCCGCGCAGGAGGACCGGGACTGGGACGGCTTCGCGGGTCGGCTGCGCGCGCACGCTCCGCTGTGGGACGCGCAGGGGCTGGCCTACCACCGCAGCGAGCAGGTGTTCTGA
- a CDS encoding MarR family winged helix-turn-helix transcriptional regulator yields the protein MDQRDELIERVLTAHEQAARVLLSEDLSELFDATLTMQQIKLMVVLHRDGPTSGHELADDLAVSTPTVSGMVDRLVERGMLERRSDDRDRRVRLVALTTTGEQLVASVHEAGWRIGREVMDRMALTDLRALAQGLSAMARAAHLRAAESADG from the coding sequence GTGGACCAGCGGGACGAACTCATCGAGCGGGTGCTCACCGCTCACGAGCAGGCGGCTCGGGTGCTGCTCAGCGAGGACCTGTCCGAGCTGTTCGATGCCACGCTGACCATGCAGCAGATCAAGTTGATGGTGGTGCTGCACCGCGACGGTCCGACCAGTGGCCACGAGCTCGCCGATGATCTGGCGGTGTCCACCCCGACGGTCTCCGGCATGGTGGACCGGCTGGTTGAGCGCGGCATGCTCGAACGGCGCAGCGACGACCGGGACCGCCGGGTCCGGCTGGTCGCCCTCACCACCACCGGTGAGCAGCTGGTGGCGAGCGTGCACGAAGCGGGCTGGCGAATCGGCCGCGAGGTGATGGACCGGATGGCGCTGACCGACCTCCGGGCGCTCGCCCAGGGGCTGAGCGCCATGGCCCGCGCCGCGCACCTGCGCGCGGCGGAGTCCGCTGACGGCTGA
- the glsA gene encoding glutaminase A: protein MDIDVDGVAQQVSTGRLPGWDRVEALVREAHQTYSSATAGAVADYIPVLAAADPELFGLCVAEVDGGLHQVGDAEVTFSIQSISKAFVYALVCETFGHEEVLERVGVNNTGLAFNSVMAVELNGGHPRNPMVNAGAIATTAMMPGATPAEQWQQIRDGLSRFAGHPLELDEEVYRSEAATNLRNRAIGRLLQSYGRIAVDPLEVVDTYTRQCSLRVSARDLAVMGATLADGGVNPLTGERVVSAQVCTDTLAVLASTGMYENSGEWLFEIGLPAKSGVSGGIVAIAPGKGALGTFSPRLDAAGNSVRGQRAAAHLSRTLGLNVFASTARSPERQEQDR from the coding sequence GTGGACATCGACGTCGACGGCGTCGCACAACAGGTCTCGACCGGCAGGCTGCCGGGGTGGGACCGGGTAGAAGCGCTGGTGCGCGAGGCGCACCAGACCTACTCCTCCGCCACTGCCGGAGCGGTCGCGGACTACATCCCGGTGCTCGCCGCCGCCGACCCGGAGCTGTTCGGCCTGTGCGTGGCCGAGGTCGACGGCGGGCTGCACCAGGTGGGCGATGCGGAGGTGACGTTCTCCATCCAGTCCATCTCCAAGGCGTTCGTGTATGCACTCGTCTGCGAGACGTTCGGGCACGAAGAGGTGCTGGAGCGGGTGGGTGTGAACAACACCGGGCTGGCGTTCAACTCGGTGATGGCGGTGGAGCTGAACGGCGGCCATCCACGCAATCCGATGGTCAATGCCGGCGCGATCGCCACCACGGCGATGATGCCGGGTGCCACCCCGGCGGAGCAGTGGCAGCAGATCCGGGACGGGCTCTCTCGCTTCGCCGGCCACCCGCTGGAGCTGGACGAGGAGGTCTACCGCTCCGAAGCGGCCACGAACCTGCGCAACCGGGCGATCGGGCGACTCCTGCAGAGTTACGGACGGATCGCCGTCGACCCGCTCGAGGTGGTGGACACCTACACCCGGCAGTGCTCCCTGCGGGTGAGCGCACGCGACCTGGCGGTGATGGGTGCCACGCTGGCCGACGGCGGCGTGAACCCGCTCACCGGCGAACGCGTGGTCTCGGCGCAGGTATGCACGGACACCCTGGCGGTGCTCGCCTCCACCGGGATGTATGAGAACTCCGGCGAGTGGCTGTTCGAGATCGGCCTGCCCGCGAAGTCCGGTGTGTCCGGCGGGATCGTGGCCATCGCACCGGGCAAAGGTGCGCTCGGCACGTTCTCGCCCCGACTGGATGCCGCGGGCAACAGCGTGCGCGGCCAGCGTGCGGCCGCCCACCTGTCCCGCACCCTCGGCCTGAACGTCTTTGCGTCAACCGCCCGCAGCCCCGAACGGCAGGAGCAGGATCGATGA
- a CDS encoding MFS transporter codes for MKDLLRIGTFRRLLGGWSIGNLADSALFLTLAIWAKDLTGSSAAAGMVFFALGAPALFVPLLGLLVDRVHRKSLMVVANLVAAGAAASLVLVEDVSTIWLLYAVTVVYGALGILNGSALSGLLRDLLPDDKLDEANSILSTIDQGLRIVTPMFGAGLYVLWGGQALGLGVATLLVITAIVLATVRAKESEPERESTSFWSQTTAGFRHLRSVPVLWQIVTVTAVAFGVVGFFDTMLFEVIEHGLGMPSAFFGVLASIQGAGSILGGVTSARMLRRWGPQRVVGTSLGVLGISALVAAGEVLGSALLPAMIVAVFAAGAAIPWMVVALVTTRQRLTPARLQGRTAAATNLAMNVPQIASIAVGAGLATLVDYRIPLLVACVVLVACAAALLRAARIAPVEAEEPAAAEEAAEGETPAGVEELVEADAATVPATEAAEPITPSA; via the coding sequence ATGAAGGATCTCCTGCGGATCGGCACCTTTCGCCGCCTGCTCGGTGGCTGGTCGATCGGTAACCTGGCCGACTCCGCCCTGTTCCTCACCCTGGCCATCTGGGCGAAAGATCTCACCGGCAGCTCTGCCGCGGCCGGGATGGTGTTCTTCGCCCTTGGCGCGCCGGCCCTGTTCGTGCCGTTGCTCGGTCTGCTCGTGGACCGGGTACACCGCAAGTCGCTGATGGTCGTCGCCAACCTGGTTGCGGCCGGGGCAGCCGCCTCCCTGGTGCTGGTGGAGGATGTCTCGACGATCTGGCTGCTGTATGCCGTCACCGTGGTCTATGGCGCCCTGGGAATCCTGAACGGGTCGGCGCTGTCTGGCCTACTCCGTGACCTGCTGCCGGATGACAAGCTCGACGAGGCGAATTCGATCTTGTCCACGATCGACCAGGGCCTGCGGATCGTCACCCCGATGTTCGGTGCCGGCCTGTATGTGCTCTGGGGTGGCCAGGCGCTCGGTCTAGGAGTCGCGACACTGCTGGTGATCACGGCGATCGTGCTGGCCACCGTTCGGGCGAAGGAGTCCGAGCCGGAGCGAGAATCGACGTCCTTCTGGAGTCAGACCACAGCCGGGTTCCGGCACCTACGCTCCGTGCCGGTGCTCTGGCAGATCGTCACTGTGACGGCAGTCGCCTTCGGTGTGGTCGGCTTCTTCGACACCATGCTGTTCGAGGTGATCGAGCACGGGCTCGGTATGCCGTCGGCGTTCTTCGGCGTGCTCGCCAGCATCCAGGGGGCCGGATCGATCCTCGGCGGGGTGACCTCCGCGCGGATGCTGCGCCGGTGGGGACCGCAACGCGTGGTCGGTACCAGCCTCGGCGTGCTCGGGATCTCAGCGCTGGTCGCCGCAGGCGAGGTGCTCGGGTCGGCGCTCCTTCCGGCGATGATCGTGGCGGTGTTCGCCGCGGGCGCGGCCATCCCGTGGATGGTGGTGGCCTTGGTGACCACCCGGCAACGCCTCACTCCAGCCCGGCTGCAGGGCCGTACGGCAGCGGCAACGAACTTAGCGATGAATGTGCCGCAGATCGCCTCGATCGCCGTCGGTGCCGGACTGGCGACACTGGTGGACTACCGGATTCCGCTGCTGGTGGCCTGCGTGGTGCTGGTGGCCTGCGCGGCGGCGCTGCTGCGGGCGGCCCGGATCGCGCCGGTCGAGGCCGAGGAGCCGGCGGCAGCCGAGGAAGCGGCGGAGGGCGAGACGCCTGCGGGTGTTGAGGAACTTGTGGAAGCCGACGCGGCGACTGTGCCCGCGACCGAGGCTGCCGAGCCCATCACCCCATCGGCCTGA
- a CDS encoding ArsR/SmtB family transcription factor, which produces MKLTDARAMRALAHPLRIELFERLAIIGSATASDLAPLVGSTPSNCSFHLRTLAEAGFIERVPGHSGRQRPWQVLDIRQSWEKPTDDDSDLAGAATALDSSFREWEFERIRQAAARTDPPDWRGALATTGATMFLTPDEARDIGTRIAEIVNEYTGRWDHPEQRPADGRPVRMYSTTYLVQAAGEAGAGDDPGAAGADAADTTTDDISTDDTDDTGDTGDTGEGADS; this is translated from the coding sequence ATGAAGCTGACCGACGCTCGTGCGATGCGTGCCCTGGCCCACCCGCTGCGGATCGAGCTCTTCGAGCGGCTCGCGATCATCGGGAGCGCTACGGCGAGCGACCTGGCCCCGCTGGTGGGGAGCACGCCGTCGAACTGTTCCTTCCACCTGCGCACGCTTGCCGAGGCGGGCTTCATCGAACGGGTGCCCGGGCACAGTGGAAGGCAGCGGCCCTGGCAGGTGCTGGACATCCGGCAGAGCTGGGAGAAGCCCACGGACGACGACTCCGACCTCGCCGGGGCGGCCACCGCACTGGACAGCTCGTTCCGGGAGTGGGAGTTCGAGCGGATCCGTCAGGCTGCCGCACGAACGGACCCACCGGACTGGCGCGGTGCGCTGGCCACCACCGGCGCCACCATGTTCCTGACCCCTGATGAGGCGCGCGACATCGGCACCAGGATCGCGGAGATCGTCAACGAGTACACCGGGCGCTGGGACCACCCCGAACAGCGGCCTGCCGATGGCCGCCCGGTGCGGATGTACAGCACCACCTATCTGGTGCAGGCAGCCGGGGAGGCCGGCGCCGGCGATGACCCCGGCGCCGCTGGCGCAGACGCCGCTGACACGACCACTGACGACATCTCGACCGACGACACCGACGACACCGGCGACACCGGCGACACCGGCGAAGGAGCCGACTCATGA
- a CDS encoding YeiH family protein, which produces MPEDFDRASAPAARRRPQPGTVAGLVLCVLLAAIATALGTLAPVVGAPVIGVLAGVLVAAATRGQRRDVWAPGLRLASTWGLQIAVVLLGAQLSLGEVADAGAQSLPVLLGTLAACLVGAALIGRALRVESDLRTLIGVGTAICGASAIAAITPVLRPKAGTVAYAMSTIFAFNVAAVLIFPTLGHLLGMSPEAFGVFAGTAVNDTSSVVAAATAFGDGAAHTAIVVKLTRTLAIIPVCLALTYLVARREARARTAQGEANGPAELRRRPLYRLVPWFLVGFVLVTAVNTLGWIPGGVQSTLGGLSSFLITTALVAIGLSTDLPGLRRAGARPLLLGALLWAVVAGTSLGLQALTGTL; this is translated from the coding sequence GTGCCTGAGGACTTCGACCGCGCGAGTGCGCCCGCCGCCCGCCGCCGCCCCCAGCCGGGCACCGTCGCCGGACTGGTGCTGTGCGTGCTGCTGGCGGCGATCGCTACCGCACTGGGCACGCTGGCCCCGGTGGTGGGCGCGCCGGTCATCGGCGTGCTCGCCGGGGTTCTGGTCGCCGCGGCCACCCGAGGGCAGCGCCGTGACGTCTGGGCTCCCGGCCTCCGCCTTGCCAGCACCTGGGGGCTGCAGATCGCCGTGGTGCTGCTCGGGGCGCAGCTCAGCCTCGGCGAGGTGGCCGACGCCGGCGCACAGTCGCTGCCGGTGCTGCTGGGCACACTGGCCGCCTGCCTGGTCGGCGCCGCGCTGATCGGCCGGGCGCTGCGGGTCGAGAGCGACCTGCGCACCCTCATCGGGGTGGGCACCGCGATCTGTGGCGCATCCGCCATCGCTGCCATCACCCCGGTCCTGCGGCCCAAAGCCGGCACTGTCGCCTACGCGATGTCCACGATCTTCGCCTTCAACGTGGCCGCTGTGCTGATCTTCCCCACGCTCGGGCATCTGCTCGGGATGAGCCCGGAGGCGTTCGGGGTCTTCGCCGGCACGGCGGTGAACGACACCTCCTCCGTGGTGGCCGCCGCCACGGCATTCGGCGACGGCGCCGCGCACACGGCGATCGTCGTCAAGCTCACCCGGACGCTGGCGATCATCCCTGTCTGCCTGGCGCTGACCTATCTCGTGGCCCGGCGCGAGGCCCGCGCACGCACAGCGCAGGGCGAGGCGAACGGCCCGGCCGAGCTCCGCCGTCGCCCTCTCTACCGGCTGGTGCCGTGGTTCCTGGTGGGGTTCGTGCTGGTCACCGCGGTGAACACGCTCGGCTGGATCCCGGGCGGCGTGCAGAGCACCCTCGGCGGGCTCTCCTCGTTCCTGATCACGACGGCGTTGGTCGCCATCGGGCTGTCCACGGACCTTCCCGGACTGCGCCGGGCAGGGGCGCGCCCGTTGCTGCTGGGAGCGTTGCTCTGGGCGGTGGTGGCGGGCACCAGCCTGGGACTACAGGCGCTCACCGGGACGCTCTGA
- a CDS encoding MFS transporter — MTTTAPQPATGEEEKRSWVPMVGLFLAQVLMSFNVAALPVSLGGMVEDFGVPPTVVSSTIVVYGLAVAALVMTGAKLGQRVGWVLMFRVVVAIFACSSLLMILSPTVGWAIAGQALAGASAAIIVPALVALIAENYRGAQQATAIGTLGSARAISGMSAFFIGGALGTLVGWRPVFAIVLGLAVLVFVFSFRLRGDRGDAGIRIDLVASVLIGGAIVLLTLGFNNLNAWGMFTATPGAPFHLVGLSPAPVFIVLGIVLGQTFFWWTRRRMASGKTPLVDLSVLGEPSERAAVYAMFIVVSLEAALNFTVPLYIQIVQGRTPFDTSLAMMPFNLTVFITATLIVRFYSKYSPRTIGVFSFTLTTAALVWLSFVVTNNWETLATIGGLIVFGIGQGALVTLVFNVLVTAAPKELAGDVGSIRGTTQNLASAVGTALVGALLVTILSVNIGRAVAEHVELPEELVAQVNLDDVNFVSNDELRTVLSETSADDAQVEAAVQVNEEARLTALKRGLLILAGISATAILPASRLPRYRPDEIPDPAPVAAAPPK, encoded by the coding sequence ATGACCACGACGGCACCCCAGCCCGCGACCGGCGAGGAGGAGAAGCGCTCCTGGGTCCCGATGGTGGGCTTGTTCCTCGCTCAGGTGCTGATGTCCTTCAACGTTGCCGCGCTGCCGGTGTCCTTGGGCGGGATGGTGGAGGATTTCGGTGTCCCGCCCACTGTGGTCAGCTCCACGATCGTGGTCTACGGGCTCGCCGTCGCCGCGCTGGTGATGACCGGAGCCAAGCTCGGCCAGCGAGTGGGCTGGGTGCTGATGTTCCGCGTGGTGGTGGCGATTTTCGCCTGCTCCTCGCTGCTGATGATCCTCTCGCCCACTGTTGGCTGGGCGATTGCCGGCCAAGCGCTGGCGGGCGCATCGGCGGCGATCATCGTGCCGGCGCTGGTCGCGCTGATCGCGGAGAACTACCGCGGTGCCCAGCAGGCCACGGCGATCGGCACACTCGGCTCAGCGCGGGCGATCTCCGGGATGAGCGCGTTCTTCATCGGGGGTGCGCTCGGCACGCTGGTGGGCTGGCGGCCGGTGTTCGCCATCGTGCTCGGCCTGGCGGTGCTGGTGTTCGTGTTCAGCTTCCGGCTGCGCGGAGACCGCGGCGATGCCGGGATCCGGATCGATCTGGTGGCCTCGGTCCTGATCGGCGGCGCGATCGTGCTGCTCACCCTCGGCTTCAACAACCTGAATGCCTGGGGGATGTTCACCGCGACCCCCGGTGCGCCGTTCCACCTGGTCGGCCTCTCCCCCGCCCCGGTGTTCATCGTGCTCGGGATCGTGCTCGGTCAGACATTCTTCTGGTGGACCCGGCGCCGGATGGCCAGCGGTAAGACCCCGCTGGTGGACCTGAGCGTGCTCGGCGAGCCGAGTGAGCGGGCCGCGGTGTATGCGATGTTCATCGTGGTGTCCTTGGAAGCCGCGCTGAACTTCACCGTGCCGCTGTATATCCAGATCGTGCAGGGCCGTACGCCGTTCGACACGTCGCTGGCGATGATGCCGTTCAACCTCACGGTGTTCATCACGGCGACCCTGATCGTGCGGTTCTACTCCAAGTACAGCCCGCGCACGATCGGGGTCTTCTCGTTCACGCTGACCACGGCGGCGCTGGTGTGGCTGTCCTTCGTGGTGACGAACAACTGGGAGACGCTCGCGACGATCGGTGGGCTGATCGTCTTCGGGATCGGCCAGGGCGCACTGGTCACGCTGGTGTTCAACGTGCTGGTCACCGCTGCGCCGAAGGAGCTCGCCGGGGATGTCGGCTCGATCCGCGGCACCACCCAGAACCTCGCCTCCGCGGTAGGGACCGCACTGGTGGGGGCACTGCTGGTGACGATCCTCAGCGTGAACATCGGGCGGGCGGTCGCCGAGCACGTCGAGCTACCGGAGGAGCTGGTGGCCCAGGTGAACCTCGACGACGTGAACTTCGTCTCCAACGACGAACTGCGCACGGTGCTGTCGGAAACCAGCGCCGACGACGCGCAGGTCGAGGCCGCGGTCCAGGTGAACGAAGAGGCGCGACTGACTGCCCTCAAGCGCGGGCTGCTGATACTGGCGGGGATCAGCGCGACGGCCATCCTGCCGGCGAGCCGGCTGCCGCGCTACCGTCCGGACGAGATTCCGGATCCGGCGCCAGTGGCTGCGGCGCCGCCGAAGTAG
- a CDS encoding LysR family transcriptional regulator: MSGDVTLEGLRLLVAVAEHGSISAAARGAGISQPSASARMKDLERRLGLELLDRRTRGAELTADGRAVTDWACAVVDAADVLLTGSEALATRREARLSIAASQTVGEYLMPAWLAAHRRSRPDRAVRLQVMNSRDVVAALRAREIDLGFIETPVVPSDLARRKVGADRLTLVVGPSHPLARRRRSLGREDLLALALASREDGSGTREALSRALGTPVQPALELDSNAAVKVEVASGGYPAVLSELAVAGELRDRRLVEVELADVDLRRTLHAIWRRPGRLAPAAAGFLAEVLGR; encoded by the coding sequence ATGAGTGGCGACGTCACCCTGGAAGGGCTGCGGCTGCTGGTCGCAGTGGCCGAGCATGGCAGCATCTCCGCCGCCGCGCGCGGGGCCGGGATCAGTCAGCCCTCGGCCAGCGCGCGGATGAAGGACCTGGAGCGCCGCCTCGGCCTGGAACTGCTCGACCGGCGCACCCGCGGCGCCGAGCTCACCGCCGATGGCCGGGCGGTCACCGACTGGGCGTGCGCGGTGGTGGATGCCGCGGATGTGTTGCTCACCGGGTCGGAGGCCCTGGCGACCCGGCGGGAGGCGCGGCTGAGTATCGCCGCCAGTCAGACGGTGGGGGAGTACCTGATGCCAGCGTGGCTGGCCGCGCACCGCCGCAGCCGGCCGGATCGCGCGGTACGGCTGCAGGTGATGAATTCCCGGGACGTGGTCGCCGCGCTGCGCGCCCGGGAGATCGACCTCGGCTTCATCGAGACCCCGGTGGTGCCCAGTGACTTGGCCCGGCGCAAGGTGGGGGCGGACCGGCTCACGCTGGTGGTCGGGCCCAGCCACCCGCTCGCCCGCCGACGGCGCAGCCTCGGCCGGGAGGATCTCCTCGCCTTGGCGCTGGCCTCCCGGGAGGACGGGTCGGGGACGCGGGAGGCGCTCAGCCGCGCACTCGGCACCCCGGTGCAACCGGCGCTGGAGCTGGACTCGAACGCTGCGGTGAAGGTCGAGGTGGCATCCGGCGGCTATCCGGCAGTGCTCAGCGAGCTGGCGGTTGCCGGTGAGCTGCGCGACCGGCGGCTGGTCGAGGTGGAGCTGGCGGACGTGGACCTGCGCCGAACGCTGCACGCCATCTGGCGCCGGCCGGGCCGGCTGGCGCCCGCGGCCGCCGGCTTCCTCGCCGAGGTTCTCGGCCGCTGA
- a CDS encoding glutathione S-transferase family protein — protein MNSNAETAGGTYVEPGQEYTRDTRYIETRITADGRDGYPVEPGRYRLVAARACPWANRAIIVRRLLGLEDALSMGLTGPTHDARSWTFDLDPGGVDPVLGIERLQEAYFRRVPDYPRGITVPAIVDVPSGAVATNDFAQMTLDLSTEWTAFHREGAPELYPEHLRAEIDEVADLVYRDVNNGVYRCGFAGSQRSYNHAYDRLFTRLDWLSDRLSTQRYLVGDTITEADVRLFTTLARFDAVYHGHFKCNRSKLSEMDVLWAYARDLFTTPGFGDTVDFAQIKEHYYVVHQDVNPSQIVPQGPDLTNWLEPHFREQLGGRPFGDGTPPGPVRDGEQVPAEATPLR, from the coding sequence ATGAACTCCAACGCCGAGACTGCAGGTGGCACCTACGTGGAGCCCGGGCAGGAGTACACCCGGGACACCCGTTACATCGAGACCCGGATCACCGCCGATGGCCGCGACGGCTATCCGGTGGAACCCGGGCGGTACCGCCTGGTGGCCGCCCGAGCCTGCCCGTGGGCGAACCGGGCGATCATCGTGCGTCGGCTGCTCGGCCTGGAGGACGCCCTCTCCATGGGTCTGACCGGGCCGACTCATGACGCCCGCTCCTGGACCTTCGATCTGGATCCGGGCGGGGTGGACCCGGTGCTCGGTATCGAGCGGCTGCAGGAGGCCTACTTCCGGCGGGTGCCGGACTACCCGCGCGGGATTACCGTGCCGGCGATCGTGGACGTGCCCAGCGGCGCGGTGGCGACCAACGACTTCGCCCAGATGACGCTGGACCTGTCCACCGAGTGGACCGCGTTCCACCGCGAGGGCGCACCCGAGCTGTATCCGGAGCACCTGCGGGCGGAGATCGACGAGGTGGCGGACCTGGTCTACCGGGATGTGAACAACGGCGTGTACCGGTGCGGGTTCGCCGGGTCGCAACGCTCCTACAACCATGCCTACGACCGGCTGTTCACCCGGCTGGACTGGCTCAGCGACCGGCTCTCCACGCAGCGCTACCTGGTCGGGGACACGATCACCGAGGCCGATGTGCGGCTGTTCACCACGCTCGCCCGGTTCGACGCCGTCTACCACGGGCACTTCAAGTGCAACCGGTCCAAGCTGAGCGAGATGGACGTGCTGTGGGCGTACGCCCGCGACCTGTTCACCACCCCCGGCTTCGGGGATACGGTGGACTTCGCCCAGATCAAGGAGCACTACTACGTGGTGCACCAGGACGTGAACCCGAGCCAAATCGTGCCCCAGGGTCCGGACCTGACGAACTGGTTGGAGCCGCACTTCCGGGAACAGCTCGGCGGGCGACCGTTCGGCGACGGCACCCCGCCCGGCCCGGTCCGCGACGGTGAGCAGGTGCCGGCGGAGGCGACGCCGCTGCGCTGA
- a CDS encoding siderophore-interacting protein: MSNITVTHAASGLVQVEVLRSERVTPHMTRVTFGGAGLARFDYRGFDQWFRLAIGVHHDDRFDNLPATFGFGGYLKYLSLPKGTRPVIRNYTVRQFRTDPLELDVDFLVHGSEGTAGPWAAEVEPGTHAALIDQGCGWQPLPAAQTVLVADESGLPAVAGILRDMPRDAVGHALIELYDPADRQQLLPPAGMSVHWLERDPGATPGSVALSTLAALDLDAEDLQGFAVGEAGLATGARRHLVRERGVGKDRVTFSGYWRLGRAAG; encoded by the coding sequence ATGAGCAACATCACCGTCACTCACGCGGCGTCCGGCCTGGTGCAGGTCGAGGTGCTGCGCAGCGAACGGGTCACCCCGCACATGACGCGGGTGACCTTCGGTGGGGCGGGCCTGGCGCGCTTCGATTACCGGGGTTTCGACCAGTGGTTCCGGCTCGCGATCGGGGTGCACCATGACGACCGGTTCGACAACCTCCCGGCCACCTTCGGCTTCGGCGGCTACCTGAAATACCTCAGCCTGCCGAAGGGGACCCGACCGGTGATCCGCAACTACACGGTCCGCCAGTTCCGCACCGACCCGCTCGAGCTGGACGTCGACTTCCTCGTCCACGGCAGCGAGGGGACCGCCGGCCCCTGGGCCGCCGAGGTCGAGCCCGGCACGCACGCGGCGCTGATCGACCAGGGCTGCGGCTGGCAGCCGCTGCCTGCGGCCCAGACCGTGCTGGTCGCCGATGAGAGCGGGCTGCCCGCCGTTGCCGGCATCCTGCGCGACATGCCCCGCGATGCGGTCGGGCACGCCCTGATCGAGCTGTACGACCCGGCCGACCGGCAGCAGCTCCTCCCGCCGGCGGGGATGAGCGTGCACTGGCTGGAGCGAGACCCCGGTGCCACGCCCGGGTCGGTGGCGTTGTCCACGCTCGCCGCGCTCGACCTGGACGCCGAAGACCTGCAGGGGTTCGCCGTCGGGGAGGCGGGCCTGGCGACCGGAGCCCGGCGGCACCTGGTCCGCGAGCGTGGCGTGGGCAAGGACCGCGTCACCTTCTCCGGCTATTGGCGGCTGGGCCGCGCCGCCGGCTGA